A DNA window from Thermococcus sp. 4557 contains the following coding sequences:
- a CDS encoding ZPR1 zinc finger domain-containing protein — translation MTEGEKPRVDVGEADDIQVISLGDCPICGGKGTLKAMQYIHEIPYFGKVMESTIFCEKCGYRNADVVMLEDRPPKLYTVRVEEEKDLFTRVVRSKSGTIELDEIGVKIEPGPAAEGFVSNVEGVLERVRETLLMAREFRKQEGDEEAVRRADEILEYINAVKEGKKPLTVKIMDPLGNSALVGEKVKSRLLTQEEIEGLSLGPYVTVEPGAGEDAPEESPEGGS, via the coding sequence ATGACGGAAGGTGAGAAACCCAGGGTCGATGTGGGAGAGGCGGATGATATTCAGGTCATCTCTCTTGGGGACTGTCCGATCTGCGGCGGCAAGGGCACGCTCAAGGCCATGCAGTACATCCACGAGATACCCTACTTCGGCAAAGTCATGGAGAGCACGATATTCTGTGAGAAGTGTGGCTACAGGAACGCTGACGTTGTGATGCTGGAGGACAGGCCCCCGAAGCTCTACACTGTTCGCGTTGAGGAGGAGAAGGACCTCTTCACCCGCGTCGTCAGGAGCAAGAGCGGTACAATCGAGCTGGACGAGATTGGTGTCAAGATAGAGCCCGGTCCCGCGGCGGAGGGCTTCGTCAGCAACGTCGAGGGCGTTCTTGAGCGCGTTCGCGAGACCCTCCTCATGGCGAGGGAGTTCCGGAAGCAGGAGGGCGACGAGGAAGCGGTGCGCAGGGCGGACGAAATCCTCGAGTACATCAACGCCGTCAAGGAGGGCAAAAAACCGCTCACCGTGAAGATTATGGACCCCCTCGGCAACAGCGCCCTCGTCGGTGAGAAGGTGAAGAGCCGCCTCCTGACGCAGGAGGAAATCGAGGGCCTCAGCCTTGGCCCTTACGTCACGGTCGAGCCCGGGGCTGGGGAGGACGCCCCAGAGGAGAGCCCCGAAGGCGGCTCTTAG
- a CDS encoding ribosome assembly factor SBDS, whose product MPISVDKAVIARLKTHGETFEILVDPYLARDFKEGRDVPIEDVLATPYVFKDAHKGDKASEHEMEKIFGTSDPYEVAKVILRKGDVQLTAEQRRQMIEDKRRYIATVIHRHAVDPRTGFPHPVDRILRAMDEAGVHVDLFKDAEAQIPGVIKAIRPLLPIKMEMKVIAVKVPGDYVGKAYGEVRKFGKIKREEWGSDGSWMFLIEIPGGIEEEFYEKLNALTRGEAVTKLIERKGL is encoded by the coding sequence ATGCCCATAAGCGTGGATAAAGCCGTTATCGCCCGTCTGAAGACGCACGGCGAGACGTTCGAGATACTCGTTGACCCGTACCTCGCGAGGGACTTCAAGGAGGGCAGGGACGTCCCGATAGAGGATGTCCTCGCCACCCCCTACGTTTTCAAGGACGCCCACAAGGGCGACAAGGCCAGCGAGCACGAGATGGAGAAGATATTCGGAACCAGCGACCCCTACGAGGTGGCCAAGGTAATCCTCCGCAAGGGAGACGTTCAACTGACGGCCGAGCAGAGGCGGCAGATGATAGAGGACAAGAGGCGCTACATAGCGACGGTAATACACAGGCACGCGGTTGACCCCAGGACGGGTTTTCCCCACCCCGTTGACAGGATTCTCCGGGCGATGGACGAGGCCGGCGTCCACGTTGACCTGTTCAAGGACGCCGAGGCGCAGATTCCAGGGGTCATCAAGGCCATACGGCCGCTCCTCCCGATAAAGATGGAGATGAAGGTCATCGCCGTGAAGGTGCCCGGTGATTACGTCGGAAAGGCCTACGGAGAGGTCAGGAAGTTCGGAAAGATAAAGCGCGAGGAGTGGGGAAGCGACGGCTCGTGGATGTTCCTCATAGAGATTCCGGGAGGAATTGAGGAGGAGTTTTATGAGAAACTTAACGCCCTCACGAGGGGCGAGGCGGTAACTAAACTGATAGAGAGGAAGGGACTATGA
- a CDS encoding nucleotide pyrophosphohydrolase, with translation MNFQELEKRVVAFRDERGWAKYHTPKNLAISAAVELGELLEHFQWEGDEEIREAVKDRAKKEAIADEIADVMIYLTLLAHELGIDLDEAVERKLEKNGEKYPIRD, from the coding sequence ATGAACTTCCAGGAGCTTGAAAAGAGGGTCGTCGCCTTCCGAGACGAGAGGGGCTGGGCTAAGTACCACACGCCAAAGAATCTTGCGATATCCGCCGCTGTAGAGCTGGGCGAACTGCTCGAGCACTTCCAATGGGAGGGCGATGAGGAGATACGCGAGGCCGTGAAGGACCGGGCCAAAAAGGAGGCCATAGCAGACGAGATAGCTGACGTGATGATATACCTAACGCTCCTCGCCCACGAGCTTGGCATAGACCTCGACGAGGCGGTTGAGAGGAAGCTGGAGAAGAATGGGGAGAAGTATCCAATCAGGGACTGA
- the psmA gene encoding archaeal proteasome endopeptidase complex subunit alpha, whose protein sequence is MAFVPPQAGYDRAITVFSPDGRLFQVNYAREAVKRGATAVGVKWKNGVVLAVEKRITSKLIEPSSYEKIFQIDDHIAAAPSGIIADARVLVDRARLEAQVYRLTYGEPVPLTVLVKKICDLKQAHTQYGGVRPFGAALLMAGVNDKPELYETDPSGAYFEWKAVAIGSGRNTAMAIFEEHYTDDIDMGGAVKLAIMALAKTLEEPSADGIEVAYITTDEKRWKKLSREEVEKYLSEILEEVREEEVEEREEDYSELDQNY, encoded by the coding sequence ATGGCGTTTGTACCACCACAGGCAGGCTACGACAGGGCGATTACAGTTTTCAGCCCTGACGGAAGGCTCTTCCAGGTGAACTATGCCCGGGAGGCAGTGAAGAGGGGCGCCACCGCCGTCGGCGTCAAGTGGAAGAACGGTGTCGTCCTCGCGGTGGAGAAGAGGATAACCAGCAAGCTCATCGAGCCGAGCAGCTACGAGAAGATTTTCCAGATCGACGACCACATCGCGGCCGCTCCGAGCGGCATCATAGCCGACGCCCGCGTTCTGGTGGACAGGGCCAGGCTGGAGGCCCAGGTTTACAGGCTTACCTACGGCGAACCCGTTCCGCTCACCGTTCTGGTGAAGAAAATCTGCGACCTCAAGCAGGCCCACACCCAGTACGGCGGTGTGAGGCCCTTCGGTGCCGCCCTGCTCATGGCGGGCGTGAACGACAAGCCTGAGCTCTACGAGACCGATCCGAGCGGGGCCTACTTCGAGTGGAAGGCAGTGGCAATAGGCAGCGGCAGGAACACCGCGATGGCGATCTTCGAGGAGCACTACACCGACGACATAGACATGGGCGGGGCCGTGAAGCTCGCGATAATGGCCCTGGCGAAGACCCTCGAAGAGCCGAGTGCGGATGGAATAGAGGTCGCCTACATAACCACGGACGAGAAGCGCTGGAAGAAGCTCTCCAGGGAGGAGGTCGAGAAGTACCTCTCTGAGATACTGGAAGAGGTCAGGGAAGAGGAAGTCGAGGAGAGGGAAGAGGACTACTCCGAACTCGACCAGAACTACTGA
- the rrp42 gene encoding exosome complex protein Rrp42, protein MEIMAGIMRDHILALLKEGKRVDGRGLEDYRDLEIKVNVIEKAEGSAWVRLGNTQVLVGVKVDMGEPFPDLPDRGVITTNVELVPLASPSFEPGPPDENAIELARVVDRGIRESQAVELEKLVIVPGKLVRVVFIDVHVLDHDGNLLDASGIGAIAALLSTRMPKVVYNEETDEVEVLDEYEPLPVRRIPIPVTMAKIGPNILVDPNLDEERVMDGRIIITTDENAMISSVQKSEGGSFKLEEVMYAVDTAIKKAAEIREKVLEAVKAE, encoded by the coding sequence ATGGAGATAATGGCGGGCATAATGCGCGACCACATCCTCGCGCTCCTCAAGGAAGGCAAGCGCGTGGACGGCCGCGGCCTTGAGGACTACAGGGACCTCGAAATCAAGGTCAACGTCATCGAGAAGGCCGAGGGCTCCGCATGGGTCAGGCTCGGCAACACCCAGGTTCTCGTGGGCGTTAAAGTGGACATGGGAGAGCCCTTCCCCGACCTCCCTGACAGGGGCGTCATAACGACCAACGTGGAGCTCGTTCCCCTTGCCTCCCCGAGCTTTGAGCCCGGTCCGCCGGACGAGAACGCCATAGAACTCGCCCGTGTGGTTGACAGGGGCATAAGGGAGAGCCAGGCGGTTGAGCTTGAGAAGCTCGTCATTGTTCCGGGCAAGCTCGTCCGCGTCGTTTTCATAGACGTCCACGTCCTCGACCACGACGGCAACCTCCTCGACGCGAGCGGCATCGGCGCGATAGCGGCCCTGCTCAGCACCAGGATGCCTAAGGTGGTCTACAACGAGGAGACCGACGAGGTCGAGGTTCTCGACGAGTACGAGCCCCTCCCGGTCAGGAGGATACCGATACCGGTTACCATGGCCAAGATCGGTCCGAACATCCTCGTTGACCCGAACCTCGATGAGGAGCGCGTCATGGACGGCAGGATAATCATAACCACCGACGAAAACGCCATGATATCCTCCGTCCAGAAGAGTGAGGGCGGTTCGTTCAAGCTCGAGGAGGTCATGTACGCGGTTGACACCGCGATAAAGAAGGCCGCCGAGATAAGGGAGAAGGTTCTTGAGGCCGTTAAGGCCGAGTGA
- a CDS encoding ASCH domain-containing protein, whose amino-acid sequence MEHVIALHQVYAELIFRGLKTVELRKSKAFGEGDLVFLYVARGNPYELRDTLRRLGLHEEQTLTKRGTIAGGFEVGEVIRADLDTLWEMTKDTSGLTLVHGENGKRWLGEYIKGYGYAFTIERPFLFREPMSREEMRERYGVQVEGIIHLSRKSRKEWVKDLIEDLLSREAVYL is encoded by the coding sequence ATGGAGCACGTGATAGCGCTCCACCAGGTCTACGCGGAGCTGATATTCCGGGGACTGAAAACGGTAGAGCTTAGAAAGTCGAAGGCCTTCGGTGAGGGTGACCTCGTTTTCCTCTACGTGGCGAGGGGAAACCCCTACGAGCTCAGGGATACGCTGAGAAGGCTCGGCCTCCACGAGGAGCAGACCCTGACAAAAAGGGGCACCATAGCGGGGGGCTTCGAGGTCGGGGAGGTTATAAGGGCAGACCTGGACACGCTGTGGGAGATGACGAAGGATACCAGCGGTTTAACCCTGGTTCACGGGGAAAACGGAAAGCGCTGGCTTGGAGAGTACATCAAAGGGTACGGCTACGCCTTCACGATAGAGAGGCCGTTCCTCTTCAGGGAGCCCATGAGCAGGGAGGAGATGCGGGAGCGCTACGGGGTCCAGGTTGAGGGCATAATCCACCTCTCAAGAAAAAGCCGAAAGGAGTGGGTAAAGGATCTTATCGAGGACCTCCTGTCGAGGGAGGCGGTCTATCTCTAA
- a CDS encoding HIT family protein — protein sequence MECPFCSARPEVILYEDELIRILIDSYPANRGHLLVVPRRHVESWWELSGEEKVALIRGMELAMEKLRETLKPDAFNVGMNLGKAAGQTVPHIHLHVIPRWEGDCAHPRGGVRKAVLDLEDENLSLKERWVRNRLKREEVEKLREAFSP from the coding sequence ATGGAGTGCCCGTTCTGCAGCGCAAGGCCCGAGGTAATCCTCTACGAGGACGAGCTGATCAGAATTTTAATCGACTCCTACCCCGCGAACAGGGGGCACCTCCTGGTGGTTCCGAGGAGGCACGTCGAGAGCTGGTGGGAGCTGAGTGGGGAAGAAAAGGTCGCCCTGATAAGGGGCATGGAGCTGGCGATGGAGAAGCTGAGGGAGACCCTGAAGCCGGACGCCTTCAACGTGGGGATGAACCTCGGAAAGGCCGCTGGGCAGACGGTGCCCCACATCCACCTCCACGTGATTCCACGCTGGGAAGGCGACTGCGCCCACCCCCGGGGAGGGGTCAGGAAGGCGGTTCTGGACCTGGAGGACGAGAACCTGAGCCTGAAGGAGCGCTGGGTAAGGAACAGGCTGAAGAGGGAAGAAGTTGAGAAGCTCAGAGAGGCCTTCAGTCCCTGA
- the rrp41 gene encoding exosome complex exonuclease Rrp41 produces the protein MMGKPEDLKLIDENGKRVDGRKKYELRPIKMEVGVLKNADGSAYVEWGKNKILAAVYGPREIHPKHLQRPDRAILRVRYNMAPFSVEERKKPGPDRRSVEISKVIRGALEPALILEMFPRTSIDLFIEVLQADAGTRVAGITAASLALADAGVPMRDLVAACAAGKIEGEIVLDLNKDEDNYGEADVPVAIMPLKNDITLLQMDGYLTKDEFVEAVRLAIKGAKAVYQKQREALKVKYLKIAEEVGGGE, from the coding sequence ATGATGGGCAAGCCCGAGGATTTAAAGCTCATAGATGAGAACGGAAAGAGAGTAGATGGGAGAAAGAAGTATGAATTGAGACCCATTAAGATGGAAGTTGGTGTTCTAAAGAACGCTGATGGCTCCGCCTACGTTGAGTGGGGTAAGAACAAAATCCTGGCCGCGGTTTACGGGCCGAGGGAGATACACCCCAAGCACCTCCAGAGGCCGGACAGGGCCATCCTGCGCGTCCGCTACAACATGGCCCCATTCAGCGTCGAGGAGAGGAAGAAGCCCGGCCCGGACAGGAGAAGCGTTGAGATAAGCAAGGTCATAAGGGGCGCCCTTGAGCCGGCGCTCATACTCGAGATGTTCCCCAGGACCTCCATAGACCTGTTCATTGAGGTTCTCCAGGCCGATGCGGGAACGCGCGTCGCTGGAATAACCGCGGCCTCGCTCGCCCTCGCCGACGCCGGTGTGCCGATGAGGGACCTCGTCGCCGCCTGCGCCGCGGGCAAGATAGAGGGCGAGATAGTGCTCGACCTCAACAAGGACGAGGACAACTACGGTGAGGCCGACGTTCCGGTGGCGATAATGCCGCTCAAGAACGACATCACCCTCCTCCAGATGGACGGGTACCTCACGAAGGATGAGTTCGTCGAGGCCGTGAGGCTCGCCATCAAGGGTGCCAAGGCGGTCTACCAGAAGCAGCGCGAGGCGCTGAAGGTCAAGTATCTCAAAATAGCCGAGGAGGTCGGTGGAGGTGAGTGA
- a CDS encoding DUF4152 family protein codes for MKIVAADTGGALLTGDYAPVGLIATAAVLVEKPYRTAALSVVRYADPFNYDMSGRQAVRDEAFLAVELAREVKPDVIHLDSTIGGIEVRKLDEPTIDALTITDRGKEVWKDLAKDLQPLAKKFWEETGIEIVAIGKSSVPVRIAEIYSGLYTAKWAIDYAREHGRAIVGLPRYMKVEIRPGEIYGESLDPREGGLFGEIEAETEGIGWELYPNPLVRRFMVLEVWRE; via the coding sequence ATGAAGATCGTTGCAGCTGACACTGGTGGCGCACTGCTCACGGGGGACTATGCGCCCGTTGGCCTGATAGCGACGGCGGCGGTGCTCGTTGAGAAGCCCTACAGGACCGCGGCGCTGAGCGTGGTTCGCTACGCGGATCCGTTCAACTACGATATGAGCGGCAGGCAGGCGGTAAGGGACGAGGCTTTTCTGGCCGTTGAACTCGCGAGGGAGGTCAAGCCCGACGTGATACACCTCGACTCGACGATAGGTGGAATCGAGGTGCGGAAGCTCGACGAGCCGACGATAGATGCGCTGACGATAACCGACCGCGGAAAGGAAGTGTGGAAGGACCTCGCTAAAGACCTTCAGCCCCTGGCGAAGAAGTTCTGGGAGGAAACGGGGATAGAGATAGTCGCCATCGGCAAGTCCAGCGTCCCGGTTAGAATAGCGGAGATTTACTCGGGTCTCTACACAGCCAAATGGGCGATTGACTACGCGAGGGAGCACGGCAGGGCCATCGTCGGCCTGCCGAGGTATATGAAAGTTGAAATCCGTCCCGGAGAAATCTACGGCGAGAGCCTCGACCCGCGCGAGGGCGGTCTCTTCGGGGAAATCGAGGCGGAAACGGAGGGAATCGGCTGGGAACTCTACCCGAACCCGCTCGTGAGGCGCTTCATGGTGCTGGAGGTTTGGAGAGAGTGA
- the rrp4 gene encoding exosome complex RNA-binding protein Rrp4, which translates to MRRIFVKSRELVVPGTLLAQGPFKNGRGTFREGNRIYSTVVGLVEIRGDTIRVIPLEGPYIPEVGDNVIGKIVDVRFSNWTVDIGAPYQAGLRVQDATEERIDLAKTDLRRIFDIGDIIYARIKAYNEINQIDLTTKGMPFRGGPLRGGQIVEITPSKVPRLIGKGGSMINLIKKLTGTRIIVGQNGWVWVSGKNEELEKLAIDAILKVNRESHTQGLTDRVKELLMTRLRELKERGIIEEIPQIEEPTAGKGEGE; encoded by the coding sequence ATGAGGCGGATTTTTGTAAAGAGTAGGGAACTTGTGGTCCCGGGCACTTTACTCGCCCAGGGGCCGTTTAAGAACGGAAGAGGGACCTTCAGGGAAGGCAACAGGATATACTCCACCGTCGTGGGGCTCGTTGAGATAAGGGGCGACACCATACGTGTTATTCCGCTCGAGGGGCCGTACATACCCGAGGTTGGCGACAACGTCATAGGTAAGATAGTGGACGTCAGGTTCTCCAACTGGACGGTTGACATAGGCGCCCCGTATCAGGCGGGCCTCCGCGTTCAGGATGCCACGGAGGAGCGCATCGACCTCGCAAAGACAGACCTGCGCAGGATATTCGACATAGGGGACATAATCTACGCCAGGATAAAGGCGTACAACGAGATAAACCAGATAGACCTCACCACAAAGGGCATGCCCTTCAGGGGCGGTCCCCTGCGCGGGGGGCAGATAGTGGAGATAACCCCCTCCAAGGTGCCCAGGCTCATAGGTAAGGGCGGTTCGATGATAAACCTCATCAAGAAGCTGACCGGCACGAGGATAATCGTCGGCCAGAACGGCTGGGTGTGGGTCAGCGGAAAGAACGAGGAGCTCGAAAAGCTGGCCATCGATGCCATCCTCAAGGTGAACAGGGAGAGCCACACTCAGGGGCTGACCGACAGGGTCAAGGAGCTTCTCATGACCAGGCTCCGGGAGCTCAAGGAGCGGGGAATTATTGAGGAGATACCGCAGATTGAGGAACCAACCGCTGGAAAGGGTGAGGGAGAATGA
- a CDS encoding cell division protein SepF, protein MGLFDSLKKKDEKPKPKKRPPAAVKKSVAAPRHDIDVVPLEEDVIAKEIVKPQIRYLKKIVVTSYADLERISEELQNGNIVLVDLTPLEVKPEVLEKVAEQLKGMVGALGGQAAKICKHEIKLILVPSDIKIAK, encoded by the coding sequence ATGGGATTGTTTGACAGCCTTAAGAAGAAGGACGAAAAGCCCAAGCCCAAGAAGAGGCCGCCGGCGGCGGTTAAGAAGAGTGTTGCCGCTCCCAGGCATGACATCGATGTCGTTCCTCTTGAGGAGGATGTTATTGCTAAGGAGATAGTCAAGCCCCAGATCAGGTACCTCAAGAAGATCGTCGTCACCAGCTACGCCGACCTTGAGAGAATCTCGGAGGAGCTCCAGAACGGCAACATAGTTCTCGTTGACCTCACCCCGCTCGAGGTCAAACCGGAGGTTCTTGAGAAGGTCGCGGAGCAGCTCAAGGGAATGGTCGGGGCCCTCGGCGGTCAGGCCGCTAAAATATGCAAGCACGAGATAAAGCTCATTCTCGTCCCGTCGGACATCAAGATAGCCAAGTGA
- the iorA gene encoding indolepyruvate ferredoxin oxidoreductase subunit alpha produces MEAVKAYPSDSAEPKTKKRERKLLMGNEAIAYGALESGVAFATGYPGTPSTEVIETIAHLKPDVFAEWAPNEKVALEEAAGVAYTGLRTLVTMKCVGLNVAADPLMSLAYSGVEGGLVILVADDPGPHTSQTEQDDRYYGKISLLPVLEPADPQEAHDLIIYAYELSERYKVPVIFRTTTRVNHTTSDVEVGEFVELEREPKFKKDIERYVRASMEGNRKRHRWLNETLAKIEEEFNSMPFNWVEGSGRIGIIVEGAPYNYVREVLPKIEGDFKVLKLSTPHPLPRKLVVEFLKDVDFAIVVEDGAPFLEEEVKIAAYEAGLNVPIYGKRTGHFPLEGELTPSLVRNALLRLIGEEGETYEKPEEVKYAESLAPKRPPVMCPGCPHRGSYRAALDALRDLKLGRFSVPIHGDIGCYALSLLPPLEAIWTEYVMGASISLANGQSVALNKKVIATIGDSTFFHNGIQPLVDAVYKNLNVLVMILDNRTTAMTGHQPHPGTGGSETGRKFNEIDIEALVKALGVKYVKTVDPYDLKATREAIKEAMQIEGPAVIIAKQECVIPVIRRGEIGEKPIVVEEKCTGCKACILLTGCPALVYEPETNKVRIDELLCTGCGVCNQTCPFDAIKFPSELD; encoded by the coding sequence ATGGAAGCGGTTAAGGCTTACCCTTCTGACTCGGCCGAACCCAAGACCAAAAAGAGGGAAAGGAAACTTCTTATGGGGAACGAGGCGATAGCCTACGGTGCCCTGGAGAGCGGCGTCGCCTTCGCCACCGGCTACCCCGGAACGCCCTCAACCGAGGTCATTGAAACGATAGCCCATCTGAAGCCGGATGTATTCGCCGAGTGGGCCCCCAACGAGAAGGTGGCATTAGAGGAAGCCGCGGGAGTTGCTTACACCGGCCTGAGAACCCTCGTCACGATGAAGTGCGTTGGCCTCAACGTTGCCGCCGACCCGCTGATGAGCCTCGCCTATTCCGGCGTTGAAGGTGGCCTCGTAATCCTCGTTGCTGACGATCCAGGGCCACACACCAGCCAGACCGAGCAGGATGACAGGTACTACGGAAAAATCTCCCTTCTGCCGGTTCTTGAGCCGGCCGATCCTCAGGAGGCCCACGATTTAATCATCTACGCCTACGAGCTGAGCGAGCGCTACAAGGTTCCGGTCATCTTCCGGACGACCACAAGGGTGAACCACACGACGAGCGACGTTGAGGTCGGCGAGTTCGTCGAGCTGGAGCGCGAGCCGAAGTTCAAGAAGGACATCGAGAGGTATGTGCGCGCGAGCATGGAGGGCAACAGGAAGAGGCACAGATGGCTCAACGAGACCCTGGCGAAGATAGAGGAGGAGTTCAACTCGATGCCCTTCAACTGGGTCGAGGGGAGCGGTAGAATCGGAATCATCGTTGAGGGAGCGCCCTACAACTACGTGCGCGAGGTTCTCCCGAAGATAGAGGGTGATTTCAAGGTTCTCAAGCTCTCAACGCCGCATCCTCTTCCGAGGAAGCTCGTCGTTGAGTTCCTCAAGGACGTGGACTTCGCAATAGTGGTTGAGGACGGCGCGCCGTTCCTCGAGGAAGAGGTCAAGATTGCCGCCTACGAGGCCGGCCTCAACGTCCCAATCTACGGCAAGAGAACCGGCCACTTCCCGCTCGAGGGCGAGCTCACTCCGAGCCTTGTGAGAAACGCACTACTGAGGCTCATCGGCGAGGAGGGGGAGACCTACGAGAAGCCGGAGGAGGTCAAATACGCCGAAAGCCTCGCCCCGAAGAGACCCCCGGTGATGTGCCCAGGCTGTCCGCACAGGGGCTCCTACAGGGCCGCGCTGGACGCTTTAAGGGACCTCAAGCTGGGCAGGTTCAGCGTCCCGATACACGGGGACATAGGCTGCTACGCCCTCTCACTACTCCCGCCGCTCGAAGCCATCTGGACCGAGTACGTGATGGGCGCCAGCATAAGCCTCGCCAACGGCCAGAGCGTGGCGCTGAACAAGAAGGTGATAGCCACCATCGGCGATTCGACGTTCTTCCACAACGGAATCCAGCCGCTGGTTGATGCGGTCTACAAGAACCTGAACGTTCTCGTTATGATACTTGACAACAGGACGACGGCGATGACCGGCCACCAGCCCCACCCCGGAACCGGCGGAAGCGAAACCGGCAGGAAGTTCAACGAGATCGACATCGAGGCCCTCGTCAAGGCTCTGGGCGTCAAGTACGTCAAGACAGTTGACCCCTACGACCTCAAAGCAACGAGGGAAGCGATAAAGGAGGCCATGCAGATTGAAGGGCCGGCGGTGATAATAGCAAAGCAGGAATGCGTCATTCCGGTCATAAGGCGCGGCGAGATAGGCGAGAAGCCGATAGTCGTCGAGGAGAAGTGCACCGGCTGCAAGGCCTGCATACTCCTGACCGGCTGTCCGGCGCTCGTTTACGAGCCGGAGACCAACAAGGTCAGGATAGACGAGCTGCTCTGCACCGGCTGCGGCGTCTGCAACCAGACGTGCCCGTTCGACGCAATAAAGTTCCCGAGCGAGCTGGACTAA